The Halarchaeum grantii genome contains a region encoding:
- the purB gene encoding adenylosuccinate lyase, producing the protein MPDPLYAVSPLDGRYASRTAPLADYASEAALMRARVRVEVEYLCALADLEATPLALSDSERAALRDAYESFDEESAALVKRIETEGTEEYAATNHDVKAVEYFVREHAPERVHQWIHFALTSEDVNNLAYRLLLKPAVTEVLVPELREVRDELVGFAHDYAETPMLARTHGQPATPTTFGKEMAVYAARLGRKLASVEAAADGLAGKLAGASGTYAAHHAAYPDVDWRAFAREFVAGLGLAYTEPTTQVNPSDDLAELFDALRETNTVLLDLDRDVWTYVSQRYLGQEAAKSETGSSTMPHKVNPIDFENSEGNLSKANSDLAFLADYLPTSRLQRDLSDSTVKRNVGAAFAYCLLGYTKLQDGLAKVVPNERVMRDDLESTPEIIGEAVQTVLRREGDTEAYERVKALTRGERVTLEDFRDLFDDLDVSADVREELRALTPASYTGVAADIARDA; encoded by the coding sequence ATGCCGGACCCGCTCTACGCGGTTTCACCCCTCGACGGCCGCTACGCCTCCCGGACCGCCCCGCTCGCCGACTACGCGAGCGAGGCCGCGCTCATGCGTGCTCGCGTCCGCGTCGAAGTCGAGTACCTCTGCGCGCTCGCCGACCTCGAGGCGACGCCGCTCGCCCTTTCCGACTCCGAGCGCGCCGCCCTCCGCGACGCCTACGAGTCCTTCGACGAGGAGTCCGCCGCCCTCGTCAAGCGCATCGAGACGGAGGGAACCGAGGAGTACGCGGCGACGAACCACGACGTGAAGGCCGTCGAGTACTTCGTCCGCGAGCACGCCCCCGAGCGCGTCCACCAGTGGATCCACTTCGCGCTCACGAGCGAGGACGTCAACAACCTCGCCTACCGCCTGCTCCTCAAGCCTGCCGTCACCGAGGTGCTCGTTCCCGAGCTCCGCGAGGTCCGCGACGAACTCGTCGGGTTCGCGCACGACTACGCGGAGACGCCGATGCTCGCGCGCACCCACGGCCAGCCAGCGACGCCCACGACGTTCGGCAAGGAGATGGCGGTCTACGCCGCCCGCCTCGGCCGAAAGCTCGCGAGCGTCGAAGCCGCCGCGGACGGGTTGGCGGGGAAGCTCGCGGGCGCCTCCGGCACCTACGCCGCCCACCACGCCGCCTACCCCGACGTCGACTGGCGCGCGTTCGCCCGCGAGTTCGTCGCGGGCCTCGGCCTCGCGTACACCGAGCCCACCACCCAAGTGAACCCCTCGGACGACCTCGCCGAACTCTTCGACGCGCTCCGCGAGACGAACACCGTCCTCCTCGACCTCGACCGGGACGTCTGGACGTACGTCTCCCAGCGCTACCTCGGCCAAGAGGCCGCGAAGAGCGAGACGGGGAGCTCGACGATGCCGCACAAGGTCAACCCCATCGACTTCGAGAACTCGGAGGGGAACCTCTCGAAGGCCAACAGCGACCTCGCCTTCCTCGCCGACTACCTCCCCACCTCCCGATTGCAGCGCGACCTCTCGGACTCCACGGTCAAGCGCAACGTCGGCGCCGCGTTCGCCTACTGCCTGCTCGGATACACGAAACTGCAGGACGGCCTCGCGAAGGTCGTCCCGAACGAGCGGGTGATGCGCGACGACCTCGAGTCCACGCCCGAGATCATCGGCGAGGCCGTCCAGACGGTCCTCCGCCGCGAGGGCGACACCGAGGCCTACGAGCGCGTGAAGGCCCTCACGCGCGGCGAGCGCGTCACCCTCGAGGACTTCCGCGACCTCTTCGACGACCTCGACGTCTCCGCGGACGTCCGCGAGGAACTGCGCGCGCTCACGCCCGCCAGCTACACGGGCGTCGCCGCCGACATCGCGCGCGACGCCTGA
- a CDS encoding zinc ribbon domain-containing protein: MSDRPDASSDDASGCPKCGHDEVTTGSISTTGSGLSKMFDVQTNRFETVTCASCGYTELYKDVGNRGSDLADVFFG; the protein is encoded by the coding sequence ATGTCCGACCGCCCTGACGCCTCCAGCGACGACGCATCGGGCTGCCCGAAGTGCGGCCACGACGAAGTGACCACCGGCTCCATCTCCACGACCGGCTCCGGCCTCTCGAAGATGTTCGACGTCCAGACGAACAGGTTCGAGACCGTCACCTGCGCGTCGTGTGGCTACACCGAGCTGTACAAGGACGTCGGAAACAGGGGGAGCGACCTCGCGGACGTCTTCTTCGGCTAA
- a CDS encoding M20/M25/M40 family metallo-hydrolase, with the protein MSDVDSFDPVAFLERAVGTPSHEDVAAMRELLVDALATHGVEATVDDAGNTLASKDGRESGPHVVLNTHIDTVVPHIPPKRDGDVLRGRGSCDAKGPLAVLLAAFLATDPERGRVTLAVTPDEETASTGAHYLDLDADCYVVGEPTELDVCTAARGRFQGTVTLTGSAAHAAEPESGVSAIQGAAAALRALDSFDDSRGPGVHDALGAPTLTATTIEGGEATNQIPAECSFVVDRRSVPPETADGFFDGLRAHLRAAVPDAVGVTVDPQERTTPFLEAFATSEDSDVVHALADAGAGDVRPFGAATEASYFAREAPTVVFGPGSLADETGAVAHAEREYVDLPEVETGARIATAALRELLA; encoded by the coding sequence ATGAGTGACGTCGACTCCTTCGACCCCGTCGCGTTCCTCGAGCGCGCCGTCGGAACGCCGTCGCACGAGGACGTCGCGGCGATGCGCGAGCTGCTCGTCGACGCGCTGGCGACACACGGCGTCGAGGCGACCGTCGACGACGCGGGGAACACGCTCGCGTCGAAGGACGGGAGAGAGAGCGGCCCGCACGTCGTGCTGAACACGCACATCGACACGGTGGTGCCGCACATACCCCCAAAACGCGACGGCGACGTCCTGCGCGGGCGCGGGTCGTGCGACGCGAAGGGCCCGCTCGCGGTGTTGCTCGCGGCGTTCCTCGCCACCGACCCCGAGCGCGGCCGCGTGACGCTCGCGGTGACGCCGGACGAGGAGACGGCGTCGACGGGCGCACACTACCTCGACCTCGACGCGGACTGCTACGTCGTCGGCGAGCCCACCGAACTCGACGTCTGCACGGCCGCGCGCGGGCGCTTCCAGGGGACGGTGACGCTCACCGGGTCGGCAGCGCACGCCGCCGAACCCGAGTCCGGCGTCTCCGCGATTCAGGGCGCGGCGGCGGCGCTCCGCGCGCTCGACTCGTTCGACGATTCCCGTGGGCCGGGCGTCCACGACGCACTCGGCGCGCCGACGCTCACCGCGACGACCATCGAGGGCGGGGAGGCGACGAACCAGATCCCGGCCGAGTGCTCGTTCGTCGTCGACCGCCGCTCGGTGCCGCCGGAGACGGCGGACGGGTTCTTCGACGGCCTGCGCGCGCACCTCCGCGCTGCGGTGCCCGACGCGGTCGGCGTGACGGTCGACCCGCAGGAGCGCACGACGCCGTTCCTCGAGGCGTTCGCCACCTCCGAGGACAGCGACGTCGTGCACGCGCTCGCCGACGCGGGCGCGGGCGACGTGCGGCCCTTCGGCGCGGCGACGGAGGCGTCCTACTTCGCGCGCGAGGCGCCCACCGTGGTCTTCGGACCGGGGTCTCTCGCGGACGAGACGGGCGCGGTCGCGCACGCCGAGCGCGAGTACGTCGACCTCCCGGAGGTCGAGACGGGGGCGCGCATCGCGACGGCGGCGCTGCGCGAGTTGCTCGCTTAG
- the dapF gene encoding diaminopimelate epimerase: MTTYDVYHGTGNDFAVVDAADASDPDALGVALCDALGVDGTLFVDIAATEGRRETASGEGRPASDGQDTTPDGERERRDTGSDAESTADTDDGVRATMTLVQPDGSRAAMCGNGARCAARWVAERTGASVVTLETGAGPRRCTVDGETVTVEMGVPSFAPDDVPHAREGELVESDLAGWSVTALNTGVPHVVVFVDDVDSVDLAAMAPPLRHHDVFPEGANVNLAAEDDGGFAQRTFERGVEGETEACGTGAVAIAVAAARLGMAPETGTVTVSPPGGDLEIGLRADGATTLRGPTAYVESGETDATLGEHGVDADAGAADE, translated from the coding sequence ATGACGACCTACGACGTCTACCACGGCACCGGCAACGACTTCGCGGTCGTCGACGCCGCGGACGCGAGCGACCCCGACGCGCTCGGCGTCGCGCTCTGCGACGCGCTCGGCGTCGACGGCACGCTCTTCGTCGACATCGCGGCAACCGAAGGGCGCCGCGAGACCGCGAGCGGGGAGGGACGACCCGCGAGCGACGGGCAGGACACGACACCCGACGGAGAGCGAGAGCGCCGCGATACCGGGAGCGACGCTGAGAGCACCGCCGATACTGACGACGGCGTGCGCGCGACGATGACGCTCGTCCAACCGGACGGCTCGCGCGCCGCGATGTGCGGGAACGGCGCGCGCTGTGCGGCGCGCTGGGTCGCGGAGCGAACGGGCGCGTCGGTCGTCACGCTCGAGACGGGCGCGGGCCCGCGACGCTGTACGGTCGACGGCGAGACGGTGACCGTGGAGATGGGCGTCCCGTCGTTCGCGCCCGACGACGTCCCGCACGCCCGCGAGGGCGAACTCGTCGAGAGCGACCTCGCCGGGTGGTCGGTGACGGCGCTGAACACGGGCGTCCCGCACGTCGTCGTCTTCGTCGACGACGTCGATAGCGTCGACCTCGCGGCGATGGCGCCCCCGCTGCGCCACCACGACGTCTTCCCGGAGGGCGCGAACGTGAACCTCGCCGCCGAGGACGACGGGGGGTTCGCCCAGCGGACGTTCGAGCGCGGCGTCGAGGGCGAGACCGAGGCCTGCGGGACGGGCGCGGTCGCCATCGCCGTCGCCGCGGCGCGCCTCGGGATGGCCCCCGAGACCGGGACGGTGACGGTGTCGCCGCCCGGTGGCGACCTCGAGATCGGCCTGCGCGCGGACGGCGCGACGACGCTTCGCGGCCCGACGGCGTACGTCGAATCGGGCGAGACGGACGCGACGCTCGGCGAGCACGGCGTCGACGCCGACGCGGGGGCCGCCGATGAGTGA
- the lysA gene encoding diaminopimelate decarboxylase: MSGDGDASGASVRRLADWDAEDLRALAAEFGTPLYVDDLARVRQNYARLAGAFPDAEVLFAVKANAGRHVLRTLAAAGAGAECASAGELARALDAGFDPADVHYTAVNPPAEDLDYACRIAAEHPALTVTAGARDTVERLAERGFAGRFCLRVHPGVGAGHSESVSTGKDAKFGVPAADATAVLADAAERGFDVVGLHAHAGSGITNDQIEEHEAVVSTLADVARETDLALEFVDVGGGFGVPYREDEDALDLERVAARTRAALDGVDATLTVEPGRYLVADAGVLLTEVNTVKRVGDTTIAGADAGMTTLVRPAMYGSYHPIRSLVAEERATENVSVVGPVCESTDVLGEDRDLPAPERGDLLAVGNAGAYGVEMASQYNSRPRPAVVALDGDDAEVVRRRETLADVTLAEDTASDPYP, translated from the coding sequence GTGAGCGGGGACGGAGACGCGTCGGGCGCGTCCGTCCGCCGGCTCGCCGACTGGGACGCCGAGGACCTGCGCGCGCTCGCCGCCGAGTTCGGCACGCCGCTCTACGTGGACGACCTCGCGCGCGTCCGCCAGAACTACGCGCGACTCGCCGGCGCGTTCCCGGACGCCGAGGTGTTGTTCGCGGTGAAGGCGAACGCGGGCCGACACGTCCTGCGGACGCTCGCGGCGGCCGGTGCGGGCGCGGAGTGCGCGAGCGCCGGCGAACTCGCGCGTGCACTCGACGCCGGCTTCGACCCCGCTGACGTCCACTACACGGCCGTCAACCCGCCCGCCGAGGACCTCGACTACGCCTGCCGTATCGCCGCCGAGCACCCCGCGCTCACGGTGACGGCGGGCGCGCGCGACACCGTCGAGCGCCTCGCCGAGCGCGGCTTCGCGGGTCGGTTCTGCCTCCGCGTCCACCCGGGCGTCGGCGCCGGCCACAGCGAGTCGGTGTCGACCGGGAAGGACGCGAAGTTCGGGGTTCCCGCCGCGGACGCGACGGCGGTGCTCGCGGACGCCGCCGAGCGCGGCTTCGACGTCGTCGGCCTCCACGCGCACGCGGGCAGCGGCATCACGAACGACCAGATCGAGGAGCACGAGGCGGTCGTCTCGACGCTCGCGGACGTCGCGCGCGAGACCGACCTCGCCCTCGAGTTCGTGGACGTCGGGGGCGGCTTCGGCGTCCCGTATCGCGAGGACGAGGACGCCCTCGACCTCGAACGCGTCGCCGCGCGGACGCGCGCGGCACTGGACGGCGTGGACGCGACGCTCACCGTCGAACCGGGGCGCTACCTCGTCGCGGACGCGGGCGTCCTCCTCACCGAGGTGAACACAGTCAAGCGCGTCGGCGACACCACCATCGCCGGCGCGGACGCGGGGATGACGACGCTCGTCCGGCCCGCGATGTACGGCTCCTACCACCCGATCCGCTCGCTCGTCGCGGAGGAGCGGGCGACCGAGAACGTTTCCGTCGTCGGGCCCGTTTGTGAGAGCACGGACGTCCTCGGCGAGGACCGCGACCTGCCGGCGCCCGAGCGCGGCGACCTGCTCGCCGTCGGGAACGCGGGCGCGTACGGCGTCGAGATGGCCTCGCAGTACAACTCGCGCCCCCGACCGGCTGTCGTCGCGCTCGACGGCGACGACGCCGAGGTGGTGCGACGCCGCGAGACGCTCGCGGACGTGACGCTCGCCGAGGACACCGCTTCGGACCCCTATCCATGA
- a CDS encoding 2,3,4,5-tetrahydropyridine-2,6-dicarboxylate N-succinyltransferase, whose amino-acid sequence MSRSYDALESDVEDLWERTQNDSVSASDLTADDADTIDAFLEALEEGAVRAAEKVEGEWEAVEWVKRGVLLNFSLRETEAREYGGVTYHDVLPLRDTADLGERGTRNTPDGTTIRRGAYVGSDAILMSPAFVNIGAHVGDGTLVDSCDTVGSCAQIGDDVKLGANTLIGGVLEPVEDAPVVVEDGVSLGAGCRVTSGFVVGENSVVGENTLLTPRIPVYDLVEEEVIYGHLPPERRAFTRFVESSIGEHDLFDGGAYKPAVVATDLEASTLEASQREEALRE is encoded by the coding sequence GTGAGCCGAAGCTACGACGCGCTCGAATCCGACGTAGAGGACCTCTGGGAGCGCACGCAGAACGATTCGGTGTCCGCGAGCGACCTCACCGCCGACGACGCCGACACCATCGACGCCTTCCTCGAGGCGCTCGAGGAGGGCGCGGTGCGCGCCGCGGAGAAGGTCGAGGGCGAGTGGGAGGCCGTCGAGTGGGTGAAGCGCGGCGTCCTGCTGAACTTCTCGCTCCGCGAGACCGAGGCCCGCGAGTACGGCGGCGTCACCTACCACGACGTCCTCCCGCTGCGCGACACCGCCGACCTCGGCGAGCGCGGCACCCGGAACACGCCGGACGGCACGACCATCCGACGCGGCGCGTACGTCGGCAGTGATGCGATCCTGATGTCGCCCGCGTTCGTGAACATCGGCGCGCACGTCGGCGACGGAACGCTCGTCGACTCCTGCGATACGGTGGGGTCCTGCGCGCAGATCGGCGACGACGTGAAGCTCGGCGCGAACACGCTCATCGGCGGCGTCCTCGAACCGGTCGAGGACGCGCCCGTCGTCGTCGAGGACGGCGTCTCGCTGGGCGCGGGCTGTCGCGTCACCTCCGGCTTCGTCGTCGGGGAGAACTCCGTCGTCGGGGAGAACACGCTGCTGACGCCGCGCATCCCCGTCTACGACCTCGTCGAGGAGGAGGTCATCTACGGCCACCTCCCGCCGGAGCGCCGCGCGTTCACGCGCTTCGTCGAGTCCTCCATCGGCGAGCACGACCTCTTCGACGGCGGCGCGTACAAGCCGGCCGTCGTCGCCACCGACCTCGAAGCGAGCACGCTCGAAGCGAGCCAGCGCGAGGAGGCGCTCCGGGAGTGA
- the dapB gene encoding 4-hydroxy-tetrahydrodipicolinate reductase — protein sequence MTLSVAVTGATGRMGRTVLDVARERGVDVAFAVNRDGDGQHVEGVPVRPAGEFAALLDSEAPDAVVDFTGPESTVEYARACAETGVPLVTGTTGFSEADVAALEEASTETPILVGANFSRGVQALLDAVESAVTDLPEYDVELMETHHNGKRDAPSGTAKILLDRIEGAREGASERVHGREGEAPRDEGEIGVHARRAGDITGEHDVLLAGNHESLELTHRAGSRSVFAEGALDAAAWLAEQSADYYRFETIASQL from the coding sequence ATGACGCTCTCGGTGGCCGTCACGGGCGCGACGGGCCGGATGGGTCGCACCGTCCTCGACGTCGCACGCGAGCGCGGCGTCGACGTGGCGTTCGCGGTGAACCGCGACGGGGACGGCCAGCACGTCGAGGGCGTCCCCGTCCGGCCGGCGGGCGAGTTCGCGGCCCTCCTCGACTCGGAGGCCCCCGACGCCGTCGTGGACTTCACCGGCCCTGAATCGACGGTCGAGTACGCCCGCGCGTGCGCCGAGACTGGCGTCCCGCTCGTCACCGGGACGACGGGGTTCTCGGAGGCCGACGTCGCGGCGCTCGAGGAGGCGAGCACAGAGACGCCGATTCTCGTCGGCGCGAACTTCTCGCGCGGGGTTCAGGCGCTCCTCGACGCCGTCGAGAGCGCGGTCACGGACCTCCCCGAGTACGACGTCGAACTGATGGAGACCCACCACAACGGGAAGCGCGACGCGCCCTCGGGCACCGCGAAGATCCTCCTCGACCGAATCGAGGGGGCCCGCGAGGGCGCGAGCGAGCGCGTTCACGGTCGCGAGGGCGAGGCGCCCCGTGACGAGGGAGAGATCGGCGTGCACGCGCGCCGTGCCGGCGACATCACGGGCGAGCACGACGTCCTCCTCGCGGGGAACCACGAGAGCCTCGAGCTCACGCATCGCGCGGGCTCCCGGAGCGTCTTCGCGGAGGGCGCGCTCGACGCGGCGGCGTGGCTCGCCGAGCAATCGGCGGACTATTACCGCTTCGAGACAATCGCCAGCCAACTGTGA